From Skermanella sp. TT6, a single genomic window includes:
- a CDS encoding ROK family transcriptional regulator: MTSASNSTLQGTPSNGNPATGQGSNSVNIRLFNERVILNALRRLGQASKADLSRYVSLTNNTAGVIVKELEERKLIRSEGKRSGGRGQPATLLSLDPDGAYAIGVKFGRRSIDTLLVDFRGHVLDRRHHELDFPMPDEAVGLALHDIAALRKGVPQGASARMAGIGIATPYDMGSWRRELDIASEAYRVWNEVDISARVAAETGLPVFRENDGTAAAVAEMFRGRGRELDSFVHVFVGAAVGGGIVLNGEYYRGATGYGGDIGLMPVGRSRLATAPDPVRSHDILLTRASINSLIRHLRGNGVAISSRSEVEEAFTRHPGLVGEWLEDCADALVVPLLSAARLLDVEAIVLDGDLPKSIKEDLLERLVPLLDAATPEARKPPRLLLGMIGREASALGAAILPLHLNFSPSREILVNQ; this comes from the coding sequence GTGACCAGCGCGTCGAATTCGACCCTTCAGGGTACGCCGTCGAACGGCAACCCCGCGACCGGCCAGGGCAGCAACTCGGTCAATATCCGCCTGTTCAACGAGCGCGTGATCCTGAACGCGCTGCGCCGCCTGGGCCAGGCCTCCAAGGCCGACCTGTCCCGCTATGTCAGCCTGACCAACAATACCGCCGGCGTGATCGTCAAGGAGCTGGAGGAGCGCAAGCTGATCCGCAGCGAGGGCAAGCGTTCCGGCGGCCGGGGCCAGCCGGCCACCCTGCTCTCCCTCGATCCCGACGGGGCCTATGCCATCGGCGTCAAGTTCGGCCGCCGGTCGATCGATACGCTGCTGGTCGATTTCCGCGGCCACGTGCTGGACCGGCGGCACCACGAGCTGGATTTCCCGATGCCGGACGAGGCGGTCGGCCTGGCGCTGCACGACATCGCGGCGCTGCGCAAGGGCGTTCCGCAGGGCGCGTCCGCCCGGATGGCCGGCATCGGCATCGCGACCCCCTACGACATGGGAAGCTGGCGGCGGGAGCTGGACATCGCGTCCGAAGCCTACCGGGTCTGGAACGAGGTCGATATCTCGGCGCGCGTCGCCGCCGAGACCGGGTTGCCGGTCTTCCGGGAAAACGACGGCACGGCGGCGGCGGTCGCCGAGATGTTCCGCGGCCGGGGGCGCGAACTGGACAGCTTCGTCCATGTCTTCGTCGGCGCGGCGGTCGGCGGCGGCATCGTGCTGAACGGCGAATACTACCGGGGGGCGACCGGGTACGGCGGCGACATCGGCCTGATGCCGGTCGGGCGCTCCCGCCTCGCGACCGCGCCGGACCCGGTGCGCAGCCACGACATCCTGCTGACCCGCGCCTCGATCAATTCGCTGATCCGCCATCTGCGCGGCAACGGCGTCGCGATCTCCAGCCGGAGCGAGGTCGAGGAGGCGTTCACCCGCCATCCCGGGCTGGTCGGGGAATGGCTGGAGGACTGCGCCGACGCCCTGGTGGTCCCGCTGCTCTCGGCGGCCCGGCTCCTGGACGTGGAGGCGATCGTCCTGGACGGCGACCTGCCGAAGTCGATCAAGGAGGACCTGCTGGAACGGCTGGTCCCGCTGCTGGACGCGGCGACGCCGGAAGCCCGCAAGCCGCCCCGGCTGCTGCTGGGGATGATCGGGCGGGAGGCTTCCGCCCTGGGTGCCGCGATCCTGCCGCTGCACCTGAACTTCAGCCCGAGCAGGGAAATCCTCGTCAACCAATAG
- a CDS encoding sugar ABC transporter ATP-binding protein: MGATALGPHAQGAQTQDTRPPTLEMRGISKTFPGTKALSNVALKAWGGEILSLMGENGAGKSTLMKVLSGAYQADPGGQILIDGQAIDISNPHVAREHGIAIIYQELSLLPNLNVAENIFFGREPSRRGLIDRRGMKESCRDVLKRLGATFGPETVVATLSIAERQLVEIARALHSKSKILVMDEPTTTLSSRETDRLFALMRQLRDDGLAIIYISHRMAEVYELSDRVSVLRDGSYVGTLEKDDISADKLVKMMVGRDLSSFYKHDHVAKAGRARGQPMLAVEGITDGGRRVHPASFTLYAGEVLGLAGLVGSGRTELARLIYGADPRTAGIVRIDGKEVNIRTPKDAIDAGLTYLTEDRKHQGLFLDMSVKDNINFSVIGRDAFGGGVLNRRKAVDRAKSSIAELKIRVASAAVGVGTLSGGNQQKVLLSRWLESKPRVMILDEPTRGVDIGAKAEIYRIIDQLAQSGVAVLVISSELPEIMGICDRILVMREGHIEGQVGGADGPPVTQEAIMALATGVQL; this comes from the coding sequence ATGGGTGCGACCGCGCTTGGCCCGCATGCACAGGGCGCGCAGACACAGGATACGCGTCCGCCGACCTTGGAGATGCGCGGCATCTCCAAGACCTTTCCCGGCACCAAGGCGCTGAGCAACGTGGCCCTGAAGGCCTGGGGCGGCGAGATCCTGTCCCTGATGGGCGAGAACGGCGCGGGCAAGAGCACCCTGATGAAGGTGCTGTCCGGCGCCTACCAGGCCGACCCCGGCGGCCAGATCCTGATCGACGGCCAGGCGATCGACATCAGCAACCCGCATGTGGCGCGCGAGCACGGAATCGCGATCATCTATCAGGAGCTCAGCCTGCTGCCGAACCTGAACGTCGCGGAGAACATCTTCTTCGGCCGCGAGCCGTCCAGGCGCGGCCTGATCGACCGGCGCGGCATGAAGGAGAGCTGCCGCGACGTGCTGAAGCGGCTGGGCGCCACCTTCGGCCCCGAGACGGTCGTGGCGACCCTGTCGATTGCCGAGCGCCAGCTGGTCGAGATCGCCCGCGCGCTCCATTCCAAGTCCAAGATCCTGGTGATGGACGAGCCGACGACCACCCTGTCGTCGCGCGAGACCGACCGGCTGTTCGCCCTGATGCGCCAGCTGCGCGACGACGGGTTGGCGATCATCTATATCAGCCACCGCATGGCCGAGGTCTACGAGCTGTCCGACCGGGTGTCGGTACTGCGCGACGGGAGCTATGTCGGCACGCTGGAGAAGGACGACATCTCCGCCGACAAGCTGGTCAAGATGATGGTCGGCCGCGACCTGAGCAGCTTCTACAAGCACGACCACGTCGCCAAGGCCGGCCGCGCCCGGGGCCAGCCGATGCTGGCGGTGGAAGGGATCACCGACGGCGGCAGGCGAGTCCATCCCGCCAGCTTCACGCTCTACGCCGGAGAGGTGCTGGGCCTGGCGGGGCTGGTGGGATCCGGCCGGACAGAGCTGGCCCGGCTGATCTACGGCGCCGATCCCAGGACCGCCGGCATCGTCAGGATCGACGGCAAGGAGGTGAACATCCGGACTCCGAAGGACGCCATCGACGCCGGCCTGACCTACCTGACCGAGGACCGCAAGCACCAGGGCCTGTTCCTGGACATGTCGGTCAAGGACAACATCAATTTCAGCGTGATCGGCCGCGACGCCTTCGGCGGCGGGGTGCTCAACCGCCGCAAGGCGGTGGACCGGGCGAAAAGTTCCATCGCCGAGCTCAAGATCCGCGTCGCCAGCGCGGCGGTCGGCGTCGGCACCCTGTCCGGCGGCAACCAGCAGAAGGTCCTGCTGTCGCGCTGGCTGGAATCCAAGCCGCGCGTGATGATCCTCGACGAGCCCACGCGCGGCGTCGACATCGGCGCCAAGGCCGAGATCTACCGCATCATCGACCAGCTCGCCCAGAGCGGCGTCGCGGTCCTGGTGATCTCCAGCGAACTGCCGGAGATCATGGGCATCTGCGACCGGATCCTGGTGATGCGCGAAGGACATATCGAGGGGCAGGTCGGCGGCGCCGACGGCCCTCCCGTCACCCAGGAAGCCATCATGGCGCTGGCCACCGGCGTCCAGCTCTGA
- a CDS encoding ABC transporter permease subunit encodes MCSMKTMGADTQIAEQKSAAAAARKQNLHTIIQVVGMLPVLILICIGFEFATGKFLNARNISIVMQQASINIVLATGLTFVILTGGIDLAVGAVLAVSAVTAVSMTLTGMPDLAIPLALLVGLSLGAVNGCLIAFFRLPAFIVTLGAMTAVRGLSRLAANDTTVFNANLPFAWIGNSQLFGVPWMVVIALAVVAISWFILRRTVLGVWIYGVGGNPDAARLSGIKVWAVLLFVYAMSGMLAGLAGVMSAARTLSANGAQLGMGYELDAIAAVILGGTSFVGGIGSIFGTLVGALIIAVLSNGLILMNVSEVWQLIIKGLVIVGAVALDRYRNKGSART; translated from the coding sequence ATGTGTTCGATGAAGACGATGGGCGCCGACACCCAGATCGCCGAGCAGAAGTCGGCCGCGGCGGCAGCCCGCAAGCAGAACCTGCACACCATCATCCAGGTCGTCGGCATGCTGCCGGTGCTGATCCTGATCTGCATCGGGTTCGAGTTCGCCACGGGCAAGTTCCTGAACGCCCGGAACATCTCGATCGTCATGCAGCAGGCGTCGATCAACATCGTGCTGGCGACCGGCCTGACCTTCGTCATCCTGACCGGCGGCATCGACCTGGCGGTCGGCGCGGTGCTGGCGGTGTCCGCCGTCACCGCCGTCTCCATGACGCTGACCGGCATGCCCGACCTGGCGATCCCGCTGGCGCTGCTGGTCGGCCTGTCGCTGGGCGCGGTCAACGGCTGCCTGATCGCCTTCTTCCGCCTGCCCGCCTTCATCGTGACGCTGGGCGCGATGACCGCGGTCCGCGGCCTGTCCCGGCTGGCGGCCAACGACACCACCGTGTTCAACGCCAACCTGCCCTTCGCCTGGATCGGCAACAGCCAGCTGTTCGGCGTGCCCTGGATGGTCGTCATCGCCCTGGCGGTGGTCGCGATCAGCTGGTTCATCCTGCGCCGCACCGTGCTGGGCGTCTGGATCTACGGCGTCGGCGGCAACCCGGACGCGGCCCGGCTGTCGGGCATCAAGGTCTGGGCGGTGCTGCTCTTCGTCTATGCCATGTCGGGCATGCTGGCGGGCCTCGCCGGCGTCATGTCCGCCGCCCGCACCCTGTCGGCCAACGGCGCGCAGCTCGGCATGGGCTACGAACTGGACGCCATCGCCGCGGTCATCCTGGGCGGCACGAGCTTCGTCGGCGGCATCGGCTCGATCTTCGGCACCCTGGTGGGCGCGCTGATCATCGCGGTGCTGTCCAACGGCCTGATCCTGATGAATGTCAGCGAAGTCTGGCAGCTCATCATCAAGGGACTGGTCATCGTCGGCGCGGTCGCGCTGGACCGGTACCGCAACAAGGGGAGCGCCCGCACCTGA
- a CDS encoding ABC transporter substrate-binding protein, with translation MIKKSSLLAATALFALTAAAAAPASAAELKSVGITVGSLGNPFFVQIAKGAEAKAKEIGGPDTNVTVVSSDYDLNKQSTQIDNFIASGVDMVLVNAADPVAIEPAMVRLKAAGIVAVAVDVSAKGAAATVTTDNIEAGVKACEYIAQKLEGKGNVVIMNGPPVSAVIDRVNGCKEALGKSPDIKILSDNQNGKGSREGGLEIMIGLLTAFPDIDAVFAINDPQAIGADLAAKQLNRTDLIITSVDGAPDIEGALKQEGSLIQASSAQDPYAMAQKAVEVGNEILQGKQPAQATTLIPAELITRENVGQYKGWTSK, from the coding sequence ATGATCAAGAAGTCATCCCTGCTCGCCGCCACCGCCCTGTTCGCCCTGACCGCCGCCGCCGCGGCGCCGGCCTCGGCCGCCGAACTGAAGTCGGTAGGCATCACCGTCGGCAGCCTGGGCAACCCGTTCTTCGTCCAGATCGCCAAGGGCGCCGAGGCGAAGGCCAAGGAAATCGGCGGCCCGGACACCAACGTGACGGTCGTCTCGTCCGACTACGACCTGAACAAGCAATCGACCCAGATCGACAACTTCATCGCGTCGGGCGTCGACATGGTCCTGGTCAACGCCGCCGACCCGGTCGCGATCGAGCCGGCCATGGTCCGCCTGAAGGCGGCCGGCATCGTCGCGGTCGCGGTGGACGTCAGCGCCAAGGGTGCCGCCGCCACAGTCACCACCGACAACATCGAGGCCGGCGTGAAGGCCTGCGAGTACATCGCGCAGAAGCTGGAGGGCAAGGGCAACGTGGTGATCATGAACGGCCCGCCGGTCTCAGCCGTCATCGACCGGGTCAACGGCTGCAAGGAAGCCCTGGGCAAGTCGCCCGACATCAAGATCCTGTCGGACAACCAGAACGGCAAGGGCTCCCGCGAGGGCGGGCTTGAGATCATGATCGGCCTGCTGACCGCCTTCCCCGACATCGACGCGGTCTTCGCGATCAACGACCCCCAGGCGATCGGCGCCGACCTGGCGGCCAAGCAGCTCAACCGCACCGACCTGATCATCACCTCGGTCGACGGCGCGCCGGACATCGAGGGTGCCCTGAAGCAGGAAGGCAGCCTGATTCAGGCGTCTTCGGCCCAGGACCCCTACGCGATGGCCCAGAAGGCGGTCGAGGTCGGCAACGAGATCCTTCAGGGCAAGCAGCCGGCCCAGGCCACCACGCTGATCCCGGCGGAGCTGATCACCCGCGAGAATGTCGGCCAGTACAAGGGCTGGACGTCGAAGTAA
- a CDS encoding PfkB family carbohydrate kinase, protein MADAICMGELLIDFVPVTTGTDLLTATAFQKAPGGAPANVAVGLSRLGTSSALMGRASEDGFGRFLIKTLEDSGVDVSLMRRSRRTRTPLAFVSLAEDAEREFLFYGDPSAGFCPEDVDFSAIAKAKLVHFGSIGLIPEASCTATLQAVDAARGQGLHVSFDANLRLDLWPTADSAREAIREGIERATIVKLSDDELDFLTGATDPVEGARSLMHAGTALMVVTHGRHGCTFVTREVAGKVSSFKVDPVDTTGAGDAFMAGLLTGLLEHPNAPLTSDLLHAMCLFANAAGALATTQRGGIPGLPHRADVTALVGKDPAG, encoded by the coding sequence ATGGCAGACGCGATCTGCATGGGCGAGCTGTTGATCGATTTCGTCCCCGTCACCACGGGCACCGATCTGCTGACGGCCACCGCGTTCCAGAAGGCTCCCGGCGGCGCCCCCGCCAACGTCGCGGTGGGCCTCTCCCGGCTGGGAACCAGCAGCGCGCTGATGGGACGGGCCAGCGAGGACGGCTTCGGCCGCTTCCTGATCAAGACCCTGGAGGACTCCGGCGTCGACGTCAGCCTGATGCGCCGCTCGCGCCGGACCCGCACGCCGCTGGCCTTCGTGTCCCTGGCGGAGGACGCCGAGCGCGAATTCCTGTTCTACGGCGACCCCAGCGCCGGCTTCTGCCCCGAGGACGTCGATTTCTCCGCGATCGCCAAGGCGAAGCTGGTCCATTTCGGCTCGATCGGGCTGATCCCGGAGGCATCCTGCACCGCCACCCTCCAGGCGGTCGACGCCGCTCGGGGCCAAGGGCTGCACGTGTCGTTCGACGCCAACCTGCGGCTCGACCTGTGGCCGACCGCGGACAGTGCCCGGGAAGCCATCCGCGAGGGCATCGAGCGGGCGACCATCGTCAAGCTGAGCGACGACGAGCTGGACTTCCTGACCGGGGCGACGGACCCGGTCGAGGGGGCCCGCAGCCTGATGCACGCCGGGACGGCCCTGATGGTGGTGACGCACGGCCGCCATGGCTGTACCTTCGTGACGCGGGAGGTCGCGGGCAAGGTTTCCAGCTTCAAGGTCGATCCCGTGGACACCACCGGAGCGGGCGATGCTTTCATGGCCGGCCTTCTGACCGGATTGCTCGAACATCCGAACGCACCCCTGACATCGGACCTGCTCCATGCCATGTGCCTTTTCGCGAACGCCGCGGGTGCCCTGGCGACGACGCAGCGAGGCGGGATCCCCGGGCTGCCGCACCGGGCGGACGTGACGGCGCTGGTCGGCAAGGATCCGGCCGGCTAA